Proteins found in one Neodiprion lecontei isolate iyNeoLeco1 chromosome 6, iyNeoLeco1.1, whole genome shotgun sequence genomic segment:
- the LOC107219964 gene encoding ubiquitin-like protein 3 isoform X2, protein MSSRNIPSDKINLRLILVSGKTKEFLFSPSDSAGDIAHHVFENWPEDWAEEAVAKAEILRLIYQGRFLHSNVTLGALGLPFGKTIVMHLVPRENLPEPNSQDQRQKSKGGGSSCCSASCCIL, encoded by the exons ATAAACCTACGCCTAATACTTGTCAGCGGTAAAACAAAAGAGTTCCTATTTAGTCCGAGCGATTCTGCTGGTGACATAGCACACCATGTGTTTGAAAACTGGCCTGaag ATTGGGCGGAAGAAGCGGTCGCGAAGGCGGAAATTTTACGACTAATTTACCAGGGTCGTTTTCTACACAGCAACGTTACCTTAGGTGCGCTCGGTCTCCCCTTCGGTAAAACAATAGTAATGCATCTTGTCCCACGCGAGAACCTCCCCGAGCCTAATTCTCAAG ACCAGAGACAAAAGAGTAAAGGCGGCGGAAGCAGTTGCTGCTCAGCCTCCTGTTGCATACTTTAA
- the LOC107219964 gene encoding ubiquitin-like protein 3 isoform X1, with the protein MSSRNIPSDKINLRLILVSGKTKEFLFSPSDSAGDIAHHVFENWPEDWAEEAVAKAEILRLIYQGRFLHSNVTLGALGLPFGKTIVMHLVPRENLPEPNSQGLQPHRKADSPLLDGHEITCYTSLL; encoded by the exons ATAAACCTACGCCTAATACTTGTCAGCGGTAAAACAAAAGAGTTCCTATTTAGTCCGAGCGATTCTGCTGGTGACATAGCACACCATGTGTTTGAAAACTGGCCTGaag ATTGGGCGGAAGAAGCGGTCGCGAAGGCGGAAATTTTACGACTAATTTACCAGGGTCGTTTTCTACACAGCAACGTTACCTTAGGTGCGCTCGGTCTCCCCTTCGGTAAAACAATAGTAATGCATCTTGTCCCACGCGAGAACCTCCCCGAGCCTAATTCTCAAG GTCTTCAGCCGCATCGAAAAGCGGACAGCCCGCTGTTAGACGGCCATGAAATCACGTGTTATACAAGTCTATTGTAA
- the LOC107219960 gene encoding cleavage and polyadenylation specificity factor subunit 6 isoform X1 yields the protein MADGDIDLYADDLEQDFAQDEFAGEGVDLYDDVIAAPPGGNSGGANSGGGAGDGDTTSTNEETNGSAPYHQLGNNIQPNQIGRRHQLYVGNLTWWTSDQDITDAVQSIGVPDFVEVKFFENRANGQSKGFCVISLGSEQSMRICMERLPKKELHGQSPVVTFPTKQALNQFESQCKTRPAPAPQQSQNQRPHNPHQHQTSLPPHQQHPQHSPHPQHPQHPQQNHGPRMMMGPPQGVRNQRMPLPGMGPPGPGGPGQQGPPRMHGPPMGPGGPHHPLPGHPNQGPPPPGYQQGPWNGPRPNGPPGPPRGPGGPGGPPQQGPPGSGPGPQHRPPGMQFHGGPPGPPGQGPPRGPPGHPGGPPGDPRGAPPRPDWNRPPGMHHGPQGPPGFPQHQHMQGPQPGQGPPQRGPPPGSMGAMLPGPGGPPPGHGGPPQGPPQGPPGGPAPHVNPAFFPQGPPHQHPGQHPGGPPGPPGPPHGPPHGPPHGPPHGPPHGPPHNQPHGPPHVPPHPYGPPAVQPPYGAPGPDHRPEGPPPLTEQEFEEIMGRNRTVSSSAIARAVSDAAAGEYASAIETLVTAISLIKQSKVAADDRCKILISSLQDTLRGVETKSYGSARRERSRSRDRERSHRRRRDRSRSRDREYRERSRDRDRDRDRERDRERERDRDRDRERYYSEPYPRERSRSREREREREREREYRERSREESTTRQAARPRVKEEPPEAAPVPSSKSSRYYDDRYRERGERERERERESSRRPAEREREPERERERERERDRRDERGDSSHRSRH from the exons ATGGCTGACGGTGACATTGATTTGTACGCCGACGATCTCGAGCAAGATTTCGCACAG GACGAATTTGCTGGGGAAGGTGTTGACCTGTACGACGACGTGATCGCAGCACCTCCAGGTGGGAATAGTGGAGGGGCAAATTCTGGTGGCGGAGCAGGCGATGGCGATACAACCTCAACTAACGAGGAGACTAACGGTAGCGCTCCTTATCATCAATTGGGCAACAACATTCAGCCCAACCAAATTGGAAGACGCCACCAACTTTACGTGGGAAACTTGACCTGG TGGACGAGTGATCAGGATATAACTGATGCGGTTCAAAGTATCGGTGTTCCTGATTTTgttgaagtgaaattttttgaaaatcgtgctAACGGACAGTCAAAAGGCTTCTGTGTCATATCCCTCGGTTCTGAACAAAGTATGAGAATATGCATGGAACGGCTTCCTAAGAAAGAACTGCATGGACAGAGCCCAGTTGTGACATTTCCAACCAAGCAGGCACTTAATCAG TTTGAGTCTCAATGTAAGACTCGACCAGCTCCAGCTCCTCAACAAAGTCAAAATCAACGCCCACACAATCCTCATCAGCATCAAACATCCTTACCTCCTCATCAACAACATCCCCAGCATTCACCACATCCCCAACATCCTCAACACCCGCAACAAAACCACGGCCCCAGAATGATGATGGGACCGCCGCAAGGCGTGCGGAATCAACGTATGCCTTTGCCTGGCATGGGACCTCCTGGGCCTGGAGGACCTGGACAACAGGGCCCTCCAAGAATGCACGGGCCACCCATGGGCCCTGGTGGGCCTCACCATCCTTTACCTGGTCATCCTAATCAGGGTCCACCACCACCAGGCTATCAGCAAGGTCCTTGGAACGGACCAAGACCCAATGGTCCACCCGGACCACCGCGAGGGCCTGGCGGACCTGGTGGCCCTCCACAGCAAGGACCACCAGGATCAGGACCTGGACCGCAACATCGGCCGCCCGGAATG CAATTTCACGGCGGACCACCTGGACCTCCGGGACAAGGGCCGCCTCGTGGACCACCTGGTCATCCTGGAGGACCGCCTGGTGATCCTAGAGGAGCCCCACCTCGTCCAGACTGGAATAGACCTCCGG GGATGCATCATGGACCTCAGGGACCACCAGGTTTCCCTCAACATCAACACATGCAAGGTCCGCAACCAGGTCAAGGCCCCCCGCAAAGAGGACCTCCTCCAGGTTCAATGGGTG CAATGTTACCAGGTCCAGGTGGACCTCCACCAGGACATGGTGGGCCACCTCAAGGTCCACCACAAGGTCCGCCAGGGGGACCCGCTCCTCACGTGAATCCAGCATTCTTTCCGCAAGGTCCGCCACATCAACATCCCGGACAGCATCCTGGTGGGCCCCCGGGACCTCCTGGTCCACCTCATGGGCCACCTCACGGACCACCACACGGACCTCCGCATGGTCCACCTCATGGTCCACCGCATAATCAACCACATGGACCTCCACATGTACCTCCGCATCCCTATGGACCACCTGCTGTACAG CCTCCATATGGAGCTCCAGGTCCGGATCACAGGCCTGAAGGACCACCGCCACTCACTGAACaagaatttgaagaaatcaTGGGTCGAAACCGCACGGTATCATCTTCGGCGATAGCTCGTGCTGTATCGGATGCAGCTGCAGGAGAATATGCTAGTGCCATTGAAACCTTGGTTACGGCTATATCCCTCATAAAACAATCAAAAGTGGCAGCTGATGATCGTTGCAAGATTTTGATAAGTTCACTGCAAGACACTCTACGTGGGGTGGAGACGAAAAGCTATGGATCCGCACGCAGAg AACGGTCACGCTCGCGTGACCGCGAAAGGAGCCACCGAAGGCGAAGAGATCGTTCAAGGAGTCGCGATAGAGAATATAGAGAGCGTAGCAGGGACAGAGACCGGGACAGAGATAGGGAACGTGACCGTGAAAGGGAACGTGATCGTGATCGCGACAGGGAACGCTACTACAGCGAACCTTATCCTAGAGAGAGATCACGCAGCAGGGAGAGAGAGCGTGAACGTGAACGAGAACGTGAATACAGGGAACGTAGCAGAGAAGAAAG TACAACACGTCAGGCAGCCAGGCCGCGAGTTAAGGAAGAACCTCCAGAGGCGGCGCCTGTACCATCATCCAAGTCGTCTAG GTATTATGACGATCGCTACAGAGAACGTGGTGAACGTGAAAGGGAGCGAGAACGAGAATCGAGCAGAAGACCGGCGGAGCGTGAACGAGAGCCGGAACGTGAACGCGAGAGAGAACGGGAACGGGATCGGCGCGACGAGAGAGGCGACTCTTCACATCGTTCAAGACATTGA
- the LOC107219960 gene encoding cleavage and polyadenylation specificity factor subunit 6 isoform X3: MADGDIDLYADDLEQDFAQDEFAGEGVDLYDDVIAAPPGGNSGGANSGGGAGDGDTTSTNEETNGSAPYHQLGNNIQPNQIGRRHQLYVGNLTWWTSDQDITDAVQSIGVPDFVEVKFFENRANGQSKGFCVISLGSEQSMRICMERLPKKELHGQSPVVTFPTKQALNQFESQCKTRPAPAPQQSQNQRPHNPHQHQTSLPPHQQHPQHSPHPQHPQHPQQNHGPRMMMGPPQGVRNQRMPLPGMGPPGPGGPGQQGPPRMHGPPMGPGGPHHPLPGHPNQGPPPPGYQQGPWNGPRPNGPPGPPRGPGGPGGPPQQGPPGSGPGPQHRPPGMQFHGGPPGPPGQGPPRGPPGHPGGPPGDPRGAPPRPDWNRPPGMHHGPQGPPGFPQHQHMQGPQPGQGPPQRGPPPGSMGAMLPGPGGPPPGHGGPPQGPPQGPPGGPAPHVNPAFFPQGPPHQHPGQHPGGPPGPPGPPHGPPHGPPHGPPHGPPHGPPHNQPHGPPHVPPHPYGPPAVQPPYGAPGPDHRPEGPPPLTEQEFEEIMGRNRTVSSSAIARAVSDAAAGEYASAIETLVTAISLIKQSKVAADDRCKILISSLQDTLRGVETKSYGSARRERSRSRDRERSHRRRRDRSRSRDREYRERSRDRDRDRDRERDRERERDRDRDRERYYSEPYPRERSRSREREREREREREYRERSREESTTRQAARPRVKEEPPEAAPVPSSKSSRERGERERERERESSRRPAEREREPERERERERERDRRDERGDSSHRSRH, encoded by the exons ATGGCTGACGGTGACATTGATTTGTACGCCGACGATCTCGAGCAAGATTTCGCACAG GACGAATTTGCTGGGGAAGGTGTTGACCTGTACGACGACGTGATCGCAGCACCTCCAGGTGGGAATAGTGGAGGGGCAAATTCTGGTGGCGGAGCAGGCGATGGCGATACAACCTCAACTAACGAGGAGACTAACGGTAGCGCTCCTTATCATCAATTGGGCAACAACATTCAGCCCAACCAAATTGGAAGACGCCACCAACTTTACGTGGGAAACTTGACCTGG TGGACGAGTGATCAGGATATAACTGATGCGGTTCAAAGTATCGGTGTTCCTGATTTTgttgaagtgaaattttttgaaaatcgtgctAACGGACAGTCAAAAGGCTTCTGTGTCATATCCCTCGGTTCTGAACAAAGTATGAGAATATGCATGGAACGGCTTCCTAAGAAAGAACTGCATGGACAGAGCCCAGTTGTGACATTTCCAACCAAGCAGGCACTTAATCAG TTTGAGTCTCAATGTAAGACTCGACCAGCTCCAGCTCCTCAACAAAGTCAAAATCAACGCCCACACAATCCTCATCAGCATCAAACATCCTTACCTCCTCATCAACAACATCCCCAGCATTCACCACATCCCCAACATCCTCAACACCCGCAACAAAACCACGGCCCCAGAATGATGATGGGACCGCCGCAAGGCGTGCGGAATCAACGTATGCCTTTGCCTGGCATGGGACCTCCTGGGCCTGGAGGACCTGGACAACAGGGCCCTCCAAGAATGCACGGGCCACCCATGGGCCCTGGTGGGCCTCACCATCCTTTACCTGGTCATCCTAATCAGGGTCCACCACCACCAGGCTATCAGCAAGGTCCTTGGAACGGACCAAGACCCAATGGTCCACCCGGACCACCGCGAGGGCCTGGCGGACCTGGTGGCCCTCCACAGCAAGGACCACCAGGATCAGGACCTGGACCGCAACATCGGCCGCCCGGAATG CAATTTCACGGCGGACCACCTGGACCTCCGGGACAAGGGCCGCCTCGTGGACCACCTGGTCATCCTGGAGGACCGCCTGGTGATCCTAGAGGAGCCCCACCTCGTCCAGACTGGAATAGACCTCCGG GGATGCATCATGGACCTCAGGGACCACCAGGTTTCCCTCAACATCAACACATGCAAGGTCCGCAACCAGGTCAAGGCCCCCCGCAAAGAGGACCTCCTCCAGGTTCAATGGGTG CAATGTTACCAGGTCCAGGTGGACCTCCACCAGGACATGGTGGGCCACCTCAAGGTCCACCACAAGGTCCGCCAGGGGGACCCGCTCCTCACGTGAATCCAGCATTCTTTCCGCAAGGTCCGCCACATCAACATCCCGGACAGCATCCTGGTGGGCCCCCGGGACCTCCTGGTCCACCTCATGGGCCACCTCACGGACCACCACACGGACCTCCGCATGGTCCACCTCATGGTCCACCGCATAATCAACCACATGGACCTCCACATGTACCTCCGCATCCCTATGGACCACCTGCTGTACAG CCTCCATATGGAGCTCCAGGTCCGGATCACAGGCCTGAAGGACCACCGCCACTCACTGAACaagaatttgaagaaatcaTGGGTCGAAACCGCACGGTATCATCTTCGGCGATAGCTCGTGCTGTATCGGATGCAGCTGCAGGAGAATATGCTAGTGCCATTGAAACCTTGGTTACGGCTATATCCCTCATAAAACAATCAAAAGTGGCAGCTGATGATCGTTGCAAGATTTTGATAAGTTCACTGCAAGACACTCTACGTGGGGTGGAGACGAAAAGCTATGGATCCGCACGCAGAg AACGGTCACGCTCGCGTGACCGCGAAAGGAGCCACCGAAGGCGAAGAGATCGTTCAAGGAGTCGCGATAGAGAATATAGAGAGCGTAGCAGGGACAGAGACCGGGACAGAGATAGGGAACGTGACCGTGAAAGGGAACGTGATCGTGATCGCGACAGGGAACGCTACTACAGCGAACCTTATCCTAGAGAGAGATCACGCAGCAGGGAGAGAGAGCGTGAACGTGAACGAGAACGTGAATACAGGGAACGTAGCAGAGAAGAAAG TACAACACGTCAGGCAGCCAGGCCGCGAGTTAAGGAAGAACCTCCAGAGGCGGCGCCTGTACCATCATCCAAGTCGTCTAG AGAACGTGGTGAACGTGAAAGGGAGCGAGAACGAGAATCGAGCAGAAGACCGGCGGAGCGTGAACGAGAGCCGGAACGTGAACGCGAGAGAGAACGGGAACGGGATCGGCGCGACGAGAGAGGCGACTCTTCACATCGTTCAAGACATTGA
- the LOC107219960 gene encoding cleavage and polyadenylation specificity factor subunit 6 isoform X2, protein MADGDIDLYADDLEQDFAQDEFAGEGVDLYDDVIAAPPGGNSGGANSGGGAGDGDTTSTNEETNGSAPYHQLGNNIQPNQIGRRHQLYVGNLTWWTSDQDITDAVQSIGVPDFVEVKFFENRANGQSKGFCVISLGSEQSMRICMERLPKKELHGQSPVVTFPTKQALNQFESQCKTRPAPAPQQSQNQRPHNPHQHQTSLPPHQQHPQHSPHPQHPQHPQQNHGPRMMMGPPQGVRNQRMPLPGMGPPGPGGPGQQGPPRMHGPPMGPGGPHHPLPGHPNQGPPPPGYQQGPWNGPRPNGPPGPPRGPGGPGGPPQQGPPGSGPGPQHRPPGMQFHGGPPGPPGQGPPRGPPGHPGGPPGDPRGAPPRPDWNRPPGMHHGPQGPPGFPQHQHMQGPQPGQGPPQRGPPPGSMGGPGGPPPGHGGPPQGPPQGPPGGPAPHVNPAFFPQGPPHQHPGQHPGGPPGPPGPPHGPPHGPPHGPPHGPPHGPPHNQPHGPPHVPPHPYGPPAVQPPYGAPGPDHRPEGPPPLTEQEFEEIMGRNRTVSSSAIARAVSDAAAGEYASAIETLVTAISLIKQSKVAADDRCKILISSLQDTLRGVETKSYGSARRERSRSRDRERSHRRRRDRSRSRDREYRERSRDRDRDRDRERDRERERDRDRDRERYYSEPYPRERSRSREREREREREREYRERSREESTTRQAARPRVKEEPPEAAPVPSSKSSRYYDDRYRERGERERERERESSRRPAEREREPERERERERERDRRDERGDSSHRSRH, encoded by the exons ATGGCTGACGGTGACATTGATTTGTACGCCGACGATCTCGAGCAAGATTTCGCACAG GACGAATTTGCTGGGGAAGGTGTTGACCTGTACGACGACGTGATCGCAGCACCTCCAGGTGGGAATAGTGGAGGGGCAAATTCTGGTGGCGGAGCAGGCGATGGCGATACAACCTCAACTAACGAGGAGACTAACGGTAGCGCTCCTTATCATCAATTGGGCAACAACATTCAGCCCAACCAAATTGGAAGACGCCACCAACTTTACGTGGGAAACTTGACCTGG TGGACGAGTGATCAGGATATAACTGATGCGGTTCAAAGTATCGGTGTTCCTGATTTTgttgaagtgaaattttttgaaaatcgtgctAACGGACAGTCAAAAGGCTTCTGTGTCATATCCCTCGGTTCTGAACAAAGTATGAGAATATGCATGGAACGGCTTCCTAAGAAAGAACTGCATGGACAGAGCCCAGTTGTGACATTTCCAACCAAGCAGGCACTTAATCAG TTTGAGTCTCAATGTAAGACTCGACCAGCTCCAGCTCCTCAACAAAGTCAAAATCAACGCCCACACAATCCTCATCAGCATCAAACATCCTTACCTCCTCATCAACAACATCCCCAGCATTCACCACATCCCCAACATCCTCAACACCCGCAACAAAACCACGGCCCCAGAATGATGATGGGACCGCCGCAAGGCGTGCGGAATCAACGTATGCCTTTGCCTGGCATGGGACCTCCTGGGCCTGGAGGACCTGGACAACAGGGCCCTCCAAGAATGCACGGGCCACCCATGGGCCCTGGTGGGCCTCACCATCCTTTACCTGGTCATCCTAATCAGGGTCCACCACCACCAGGCTATCAGCAAGGTCCTTGGAACGGACCAAGACCCAATGGTCCACCCGGACCACCGCGAGGGCCTGGCGGACCTGGTGGCCCTCCACAGCAAGGACCACCAGGATCAGGACCTGGACCGCAACATCGGCCGCCCGGAATG CAATTTCACGGCGGACCACCTGGACCTCCGGGACAAGGGCCGCCTCGTGGACCACCTGGTCATCCTGGAGGACCGCCTGGTGATCCTAGAGGAGCCCCACCTCGTCCAGACTGGAATAGACCTCCGG GGATGCATCATGGACCTCAGGGACCACCAGGTTTCCCTCAACATCAACACATGCAAGGTCCGCAACCAGGTCAAGGCCCCCCGCAAAGAGGACCTCCTCCAGGTTCAATGGGTG GTCCAGGTGGACCTCCACCAGGACATGGTGGGCCACCTCAAGGTCCACCACAAGGTCCGCCAGGGGGACCCGCTCCTCACGTGAATCCAGCATTCTTTCCGCAAGGTCCGCCACATCAACATCCCGGACAGCATCCTGGTGGGCCCCCGGGACCTCCTGGTCCACCTCATGGGCCACCTCACGGACCACCACACGGACCTCCGCATGGTCCACCTCATGGTCCACCGCATAATCAACCACATGGACCTCCACATGTACCTCCGCATCCCTATGGACCACCTGCTGTACAG CCTCCATATGGAGCTCCAGGTCCGGATCACAGGCCTGAAGGACCACCGCCACTCACTGAACaagaatttgaagaaatcaTGGGTCGAAACCGCACGGTATCATCTTCGGCGATAGCTCGTGCTGTATCGGATGCAGCTGCAGGAGAATATGCTAGTGCCATTGAAACCTTGGTTACGGCTATATCCCTCATAAAACAATCAAAAGTGGCAGCTGATGATCGTTGCAAGATTTTGATAAGTTCACTGCAAGACACTCTACGTGGGGTGGAGACGAAAAGCTATGGATCCGCACGCAGAg AACGGTCACGCTCGCGTGACCGCGAAAGGAGCCACCGAAGGCGAAGAGATCGTTCAAGGAGTCGCGATAGAGAATATAGAGAGCGTAGCAGGGACAGAGACCGGGACAGAGATAGGGAACGTGACCGTGAAAGGGAACGTGATCGTGATCGCGACAGGGAACGCTACTACAGCGAACCTTATCCTAGAGAGAGATCACGCAGCAGGGAGAGAGAGCGTGAACGTGAACGAGAACGTGAATACAGGGAACGTAGCAGAGAAGAAAG TACAACACGTCAGGCAGCCAGGCCGCGAGTTAAGGAAGAACCTCCAGAGGCGGCGCCTGTACCATCATCCAAGTCGTCTAG GTATTATGACGATCGCTACAGAGAACGTGGTGAACGTGAAAGGGAGCGAGAACGAGAATCGAGCAGAAGACCGGCGGAGCGTGAACGAGAGCCGGAACGTGAACGCGAGAGAGAACGGGAACGGGATCGGCGCGACGAGAGAGGCGACTCTTCACATCGTTCAAGACATTGA
- the LOC107219960 gene encoding cleavage and polyadenylation specificity factor subunit 6 isoform X4: MADGDIDLYADDLEQDFAQDEFAGEGVDLYDDVIAAPPGGNSGGANSGGGAGDGDTTSTNEETNGSAPYHQLGNNIQPNQIGRRHQLYVGNLTWFESQCKTRPAPAPQQSQNQRPHNPHQHQTSLPPHQQHPQHSPHPQHPQHPQQNHGPRMMMGPPQGVRNQRMPLPGMGPPGPGGPGQQGPPRMHGPPMGPGGPHHPLPGHPNQGPPPPGYQQGPWNGPRPNGPPGPPRGPGGPGGPPQQGPPGSGPGPQHRPPGMQFHGGPPGPPGQGPPRGPPGHPGGPPGDPRGAPPRPDWNRPPGMHHGPQGPPGFPQHQHMQGPQPGQGPPQRGPPPGSMGAMLPGPGGPPPGHGGPPQGPPQGPPGGPAPHVNPAFFPQGPPHQHPGQHPGGPPGPPGPPHGPPHGPPHGPPHGPPHGPPHNQPHGPPHVPPHPYGPPAVQPPYGAPGPDHRPEGPPPLTEQEFEEIMGRNRTVSSSAIARAVSDAAAGEYASAIETLVTAISLIKQSKVAADDRCKILISSLQDTLRGVETKSYGSARRERSRSRDRERSHRRRRDRSRSRDREYRERSRDRDRDRDRERDRERERDRDRDRERYYSEPYPRERSRSREREREREREREYRERSREESTTRQAARPRVKEEPPEAAPVPSSKSSRYYDDRYRERGERERERERESSRRPAEREREPERERERERERDRRDERGDSSHRSRH; this comes from the exons ATGGCTGACGGTGACATTGATTTGTACGCCGACGATCTCGAGCAAGATTTCGCACAG GACGAATTTGCTGGGGAAGGTGTTGACCTGTACGACGACGTGATCGCAGCACCTCCAGGTGGGAATAGTGGAGGGGCAAATTCTGGTGGCGGAGCAGGCGATGGCGATACAACCTCAACTAACGAGGAGACTAACGGTAGCGCTCCTTATCATCAATTGGGCAACAACATTCAGCCCAACCAAATTGGAAGACGCCACCAACTTTACGTGGGAAACTTGACCTGG TTTGAGTCTCAATGTAAGACTCGACCAGCTCCAGCTCCTCAACAAAGTCAAAATCAACGCCCACACAATCCTCATCAGCATCAAACATCCTTACCTCCTCATCAACAACATCCCCAGCATTCACCACATCCCCAACATCCTCAACACCCGCAACAAAACCACGGCCCCAGAATGATGATGGGACCGCCGCAAGGCGTGCGGAATCAACGTATGCCTTTGCCTGGCATGGGACCTCCTGGGCCTGGAGGACCTGGACAACAGGGCCCTCCAAGAATGCACGGGCCACCCATGGGCCCTGGTGGGCCTCACCATCCTTTACCTGGTCATCCTAATCAGGGTCCACCACCACCAGGCTATCAGCAAGGTCCTTGGAACGGACCAAGACCCAATGGTCCACCCGGACCACCGCGAGGGCCTGGCGGACCTGGTGGCCCTCCACAGCAAGGACCACCAGGATCAGGACCTGGACCGCAACATCGGCCGCCCGGAATG CAATTTCACGGCGGACCACCTGGACCTCCGGGACAAGGGCCGCCTCGTGGACCACCTGGTCATCCTGGAGGACCGCCTGGTGATCCTAGAGGAGCCCCACCTCGTCCAGACTGGAATAGACCTCCGG GGATGCATCATGGACCTCAGGGACCACCAGGTTTCCCTCAACATCAACACATGCAAGGTCCGCAACCAGGTCAAGGCCCCCCGCAAAGAGGACCTCCTCCAGGTTCAATGGGTG CAATGTTACCAGGTCCAGGTGGACCTCCACCAGGACATGGTGGGCCACCTCAAGGTCCACCACAAGGTCCGCCAGGGGGACCCGCTCCTCACGTGAATCCAGCATTCTTTCCGCAAGGTCCGCCACATCAACATCCCGGACAGCATCCTGGTGGGCCCCCGGGACCTCCTGGTCCACCTCATGGGCCACCTCACGGACCACCACACGGACCTCCGCATGGTCCACCTCATGGTCCACCGCATAATCAACCACATGGACCTCCACATGTACCTCCGCATCCCTATGGACCACCTGCTGTACAG CCTCCATATGGAGCTCCAGGTCCGGATCACAGGCCTGAAGGACCACCGCCACTCACTGAACaagaatttgaagaaatcaTGGGTCGAAACCGCACGGTATCATCTTCGGCGATAGCTCGTGCTGTATCGGATGCAGCTGCAGGAGAATATGCTAGTGCCATTGAAACCTTGGTTACGGCTATATCCCTCATAAAACAATCAAAAGTGGCAGCTGATGATCGTTGCAAGATTTTGATAAGTTCACTGCAAGACACTCTACGTGGGGTGGAGACGAAAAGCTATGGATCCGCACGCAGAg AACGGTCACGCTCGCGTGACCGCGAAAGGAGCCACCGAAGGCGAAGAGATCGTTCAAGGAGTCGCGATAGAGAATATAGAGAGCGTAGCAGGGACAGAGACCGGGACAGAGATAGGGAACGTGACCGTGAAAGGGAACGTGATCGTGATCGCGACAGGGAACGCTACTACAGCGAACCTTATCCTAGAGAGAGATCACGCAGCAGGGAGAGAGAGCGTGAACGTGAACGAGAACGTGAATACAGGGAACGTAGCAGAGAAGAAAG TACAACACGTCAGGCAGCCAGGCCGCGAGTTAAGGAAGAACCTCCAGAGGCGGCGCCTGTACCATCATCCAAGTCGTCTAG GTATTATGACGATCGCTACAGAGAACGTGGTGAACGTGAAAGGGAGCGAGAACGAGAATCGAGCAGAAGACCGGCGGAGCGTGAACGAGAGCCGGAACGTGAACGCGAGAGAGAACGGGAACGGGATCGGCGCGACGAGAGAGGCGACTCTTCACATCGTTCAAGACATTGA